GGAAAGCGCGATAGAGGTCGCCAGCAACGCCATGTGCATGTTCGCGGCTCTGAGCGCCCGGCGCCACGACAGAATCTCACTGGTATTCGGCGATAGCAAAAACATCATCCGCAAACCGTTCAAAGGCGGGCTGGCTCAATTCGAACAGGCCATCGACAACGGAGTTGGTGGAGAACAACGTCCTCCCCGCAACTTTGAAGCCTTGCTCGCCTACGCCCGAACGCTCAACGACAAAGGATCGCTGGTGGTCATCGCCACGGACGAACATGCCTTGAGCCAAGATAATCTTCATTCCTTGCGACTTATCGCGGCAATGCATCCACTGATGCTTATCGATGTAGCTACCCTGAACCCGTTCAAAAAAATCCCGTTCGGAGAAATCACGGATGGACTGAACGGACGACGAATTCCTGCATTCCTGATTTCGGAACAATCGGCGAATGCCGTGGATACGCATCGGCGGTATCTGACCGCCCAATTGCAAGAACACCTTAAAGCAAGTGGGACGACACTGATCCGTGCGGTATCCAGCGAAGACATGTTCTCCCAATTCATTCATTTGGTAAGTGTGACGTTGAAACAGACTTCGTTCGCTTCCTTCGGGCCCTCCTCCACCGTTGCGGGAGGAATGGCATGATTGTATCGATACACCTTCTGCAAGCAAACAGCGCAAACTTGGCCGAATACAAACCCGAAGGCCTGATTGCCATGCCGACGGCTCTTATTGTGGCCTTCATCGTTTTTCTCGCGGCCGCCGTCATCCTGATCATCGCGATATTGCTGCTTTCAAGGCCCAAAAAACAGATCTCCGCCAAAGTCCACGGCGCCCATAGTACACAGAACGACAAAACGGCGTGGCGTAAACGCATCAACAACATCGTAGAACGTCATATGAGGGGCGAACTGACCAGAGACGCCGCTCTGCGTGACCTGGCGCAGGTGGCGCGTGATTTCGCAGGAGTAAAAACCAACAAAGACATGAGCTCATATACCCTTGCGGACATCAATCATCTTCCCGTCTCCCAGGCGTCTGACCCGGGGATGAAACTCCTACGAGCGACGATCACCGCCCTATATCCTCCGGAATTCGCCGACGCGGAGCGCCATGCGCAGGCCCGCGCCACCACCGTGGAACAGGCCGCCGAATGGGTTTCTAACCTGATTGAAAGGTGGCGGAAATGAACCTCGAATGGCATTGGCCTTGGGCCGGCGCAATAGGGCTCGTTGCCGCAATCGTTCTCATTGCAGCATGGTTGTTCGTGTCTTCGCGACATCATAGCGACACGCCGCAGATTCCGGTCTTCGACCTCGATGAGGATCTCAATACCGAACATGTGGGCGAACTGTTCCGGCAGTGGCGCGTGTTGGGACGGGTCGCAGTGGCGGTTCTGGCCGTTTCGCTGCTGGTTTCGCTGGCCACCGTCTCAAGACCTTCCACCGTTGACGAGGCCGACGAAAGGGCCTCCAACCGCGACATCGTCCTGTGTCTGGACGTTTCCCCGTCGATGCTTTCCTACGATCATGAAGTCCTCGCATCCTATCAACGCCTTATTTCCAATTTCAAGGGCGAACGCATCGGGCTGAGCCTCTTCAACTCAACTTCACGCACGCTTTTCCCTTTGACCGATGACTACCAGTTGGCCTCCGGCCAGCTCAAATATGCCGGTGACATCCTCGGGCGAATCTCCTCGCAGGACAAGATTGACAAGACCAATGACCGCACTCTGCAAGAATTCTCCGATCTAATCGACGGCACGCAGAACCGCAAGGACCAGACCAGCCTTATCGGTGATGGCTTGGTCAGCTGCGCTGCAATGCTACCCGGCTTCACGTATGGCAAGACGGGCCGTTCTCAAAGCGAGGCCGAGAAAGCGTCCATCGTGCTGGCAACCGATAATTTTTCCGGCAAATCTACCTATACGTTGAGATCGGCCTTGGATCTGACACATAAGGCAGGCATCGTGGTCGATGGATTGTATGCAGGCCCTGCAAGCAGCGAGAACGACGCTTCAACCATCGAGATGCAACGTGACATCACCTCACACGGCGGTTCGTATTTTTCCGTCCATTCGGGCAAACCGATAGACAATCTCGTGCAGGCGATTGAAAAACGAAAGAACCGTGACGAAGAGAAAATCCGTAAGGCCGCTTTGGTGGATGCCCCCGGCTGGTGGACATTGGCATTGGCGCTTCTGGTGGCTCTTTGGATAGGCTTTGCTTGGAGGCTCAAACGATGAACCTCGACAATCTTATGAACTTACGCTTCAACCCTGCTCTTGGATGGCCCGTCGGCATTGCCGTCGCGGCGATCATGATCGGTTTTGCCATTGCTGTTGTTGTGGTTCACCGCCGTAGGAAAGGCGAAAGCGACGAAACCGTGTGGGCCTGCGTCCGTCGTTGCGCCATCTGCATCATCATCGCGATTCTGGCGTTGACCCCTTCCACAATCGCCAGCACGACAAGCAGAGCGGTGAACACCACCGATGTCGTTATCGCCACCGATGTGACCGGCTCGATGGCCGTTGACGATGCGCAATATGGAAGCACAAAAACGATGACAAGACTGGATGCGGCCAAGAAGGCCATTGACGACCTGACCGGAATCTACGACAATTCCAGCTTTGCAGCCGTGCATTTCGGCGCAAGCGCGACGTTGGATGTACCCTTGACACCCGATATCGGAGCCATCCGGAACTGGGCCACAGGGCTCAAGACGGAACCGACCGCGGTATCCGCCGGATCCAATCTGGATGCTCCCATCGACCCGTTGCTGGTGACGCTCAAACAAATGCGCGCCGCGCATCCACACGACAAAATCGTTCTGTATTACATATCAGACGGAGAACAGACTTCTGCTAAACCGCGACGCACTTTCTCGTCACTTCGACAGTATCTCGACGACGCCTTCACCCTTGGCGTCGGCAGTGAAAAAGGCGGTCAGATCCCCGAAGTCAACGCAGGGACCAGTGATTCTTCAAGCGATCAAACCGATACCAACGACCACGGCTGGGTAAAAGACCCCGCCACTGGTCAGCCCGGAATCTCGAAAATGAATGAGAAAAACCTGACGAATATCGCCGATGAAATGAGCGGTAAGTGCATCGTGCTCGATAGCGCACACAAACTCGACAAGTCCTCAGTGGCCGCAGTATCCAAGCACTTCAGAACTGTCGACACCCCCAAACAGCGTGAACGCGTGATGCCGGTGGTCTGGCCCTTCTCCATAGTCTTGGCCCTTCTTTTAGCCATGGAAATGGGCAGCTGGCTGGTGAATTCAAGGAGGCTGCTGTGAAGAAGAACAGGAATGAAATCCAAGCCGCTCCTTCGCCTCCCGCCGCGCTTACAACACCGACCGCACTGGCCAAAGCAGCCAAAAAACACAAAAACCAGCGTAAGGCAAGTCCTTCAGAAAGCTCTCAAATAAAAGATGAGAAACGCCAGGCCATGGTGTCATTGCCGGTTCGAATCGCCATGGGTGTGATTGCGGTCATCTTCCTTGTCATCGCCGGAGCGCTACTGGCAAACATGACGGCCATCGACACATACAACCAAGCCACGGCTTCGCTTAACGCCAGCATCGAATACTCCAAGAAGCCCAATGCCGATCCACAACGGGTCAAGGCACAGCTCGACCAGGCCAATGCCCAATTCCAACAGGCCCGTCGCATGGGGATACTTCTGACCCCAAACACGAAGCAACTCATCAATGTCAACAGCGACATTTCCAGCAAACTCACCACTTCCACCGAGCACAAAATATCCAATACCAGCGGCGATGGGAACACAACCAAAGGCAAAGGAAACAAAAAAGGATCACAATCATCCAATTCCGGCAACAACAGCACCCAAGGGCTGACCGATGAGCAACGCAAGCAGGTCGAGGAAACGCTCAAGGCCAATCAGCCCAACGGAGCAGTAAACGGCGACAAGAAAACCCCGACGAAAAGCGATGACAGCACCAACGTCAAACCGTGGTGAAGATGGTCGTTGCAGACAACGGGTTGCGCTAAGGTAAGGGCTTATGCAGCTGACCCAAATTTTACCGGCAATCGCGTTGACTTCACTGGACGGACGTTATCATAAGCAGACCGTCCCACTTGTCGAATACCTGAGCGAACCGGCATTGAACCGCGAACGCATCACCGTCGAGATCGAATGGATGATTCTCCTGGCCAATGGCTTCGATGGCAACGGCAACAGGCCGGTTCTCGAGGGCATTAAACCGCTTACGGACGCTGAAATCAGATATCTGCGTTCCATTCCTGAAGTTTTCGGGGCAGAAGGCATCGCCCGGCACGCAGCTTACGAGGCGAAGACGCATCATGACGTCAAGGCCGTCGAATATTACATCGACGACGAGCTGGACCGTGCATCAAGCGTTCTCGTGGCCAATACGCAACTACCGAACCTCAAGACCTTGGTACATTTCGCCTGCACCTCAGAAGACATCAACAACCTGGCCAATGCCCGTTGTGTCAAGAAGGCCATAACCCTAGTCTGGCTTCCCAAAGCCCGAGAGCTCACAGATTTCCTGGCATCCAAGGCCGAAGAGTTCAAAGACCTGCCAATGCTCGCATTGACCCACGGCCAGCCAGCCACACCTACGACGCTGGGCAAGGAACTGGCGGTTTTCGTCCACAGGCTTAATCGTCAGTTGAAGCATATCGGAAATCAAGAATACCTGGGCAAGATCAATGGCGCCACCGGCACATTCGGCGCTCATACCGTGGCTTGCCCCAATGCCGACTGGCTCGCCATCTCGCGTGAATTCGTGACCAACCGCATGGGGCTGACATGGAACCCACTGACCACCCAGATCGAAAGCCACGATTGGCAGGCCGAACTCTACGGCACCATCAGCCACACCAATCGCATCCTGCACAACCTCGCTGTGGACATCTGGATGTATATCTCCCGCGGTGTCTTCGCCCAGGTTCCGGTAAAAGGCGCGACCGGATCGTCGACCATGCCGCACAAGGTCAACCCAATCCGTTTCGAGAACGCCGAGGCGAATCTCGAGCTTTCCTGCTCATTCCTCGACACGCTTGCCAGCACTTTGGTCGAAAGCCGCTGGCAACGCGACCTCACGGATTCCACCACGCAGCGCAATATCGGCGCAGCACTCGGTTATTCGCTTCTCGCGCTTGACAATCTGCTCGGCGGGCTCAAGTCCATCCATCCCAATTTTGATGTCATCGCACGCGAGCTTGACGAAAACTGGGAAGTGCTCGGCGAACCCATACAGACTGCCATGCGAGCTCAGGAATTCGCAGGACGCAAGGGCATGGAACGTCCGTACGAGAAAGTCAAGGAACTGATGCGCGGCAAAAGCATATCCAAAGCCGATATCGAGACGTTCATCGATTCTTTGGACTTCGACGAGGCAACAGCCGCCCGCTTGAAAGAGCTCACCCCGCAGACGTACACAGGTCTAGCCGCACGACTCGTAGGTTTTGACAGGCAATGAGTGACAAAACGCCCTCTTCATCAGTCCCGGAGGGATCTTCTTCATTAGCAACCGATCCGGCATCAGATTTTTCAGGACTGACGCCGGATTCCGTCAAACCTGTTGATTCACCTACGTCAGAGATGCCAAGCCACCATCCTGGGATTGACATCGATGACGTCGCTCCCCAGCGAGCACACAATGCCAACGATCTGCTCCATGCTGTCGGAGCGCTGATACTCGCGGTCGTTGTCATCGTGTTCGCCACTTATCTGCACGGCATCACAGCCGGTGTCGAACACGACGCCAAAACCGCCGGACAGGCCTTCACTTGGTTGATGGACCTACCATTTTCCATTCTTCAACAATTCCTGAGCTTCGCCATCATTATCAGTGTGCTGATTCACCTGCTCATCAACAGGGAATGGTTCCAGTCCGCAGTCTCGGTCGTGGCGCTGTTTTGTGGATACGCCTTCATTCTCGGCCTCTCCTTTGTGCTGGCTCATCTGGGAGTACCAGCGTTGATAGATGCTCTGCAATCCAGTGAGGGCGCAGGGCCGGCGATGCTGCCAGACTTCTATGCCGGCATCGGCGCGTTTCTGACCGTGGCCGGGCCGAAACGTTCCCGCTCTTCGGTCAAATGGAGCTGGAATACGCTCTTTATCACTGCAACCGTGTTCATTATCGTCTCGTGGCATTCGGTCGCCGGCACTATTGTCTCTTTCGCCGTGGGACGCATTATCGGGCTGATATTGCGCTTTGCGATGGGGACCAGAACACAAGGACTCTGGGGATCGGGAATCGTTCAGGCAGTGGGCAACATCGGCCTGCGCCTTATCGAGCTGCACCGACGTGAAGACGACAACGAAACCGGAGCCCTCAGAACTCGGCTTGATGACGATCTTATCGAAAACTCACGTATTTATGACGCAAAAGACGAACAGGGCAAGCACTATATCATCTCCGTACTGGATTCCCTGCCACACGCCGCCGGATATCTGAACCAACTATGGCAGGGCCTGCGGTTCACCGGCGTCGCCACACGTCGCGACCGTTCCGCAAGCGATGCCATCCATCACCATTTCTCGATGCTGCTCGGGCTCAAATCATGTGGTCTAACGACACCTACTCCCTACGGGGTGATGGACAGTGAAGAATCCTCACTGCTCGTGTTGGATGTCGACGATACCCCAAGCCCAATCGAGCTCGACAGCCTCACCGAAAACGAAATGGTCGATTATATGGGTTACCTCGCCAAGGCGAACAGGAGAGGCTACACCCACCGACGTATTACACCTGATACGCTGGCCGAGATCCATGGCGAGCACGTCATCGTAGGATGGCAGAACGGCGACTACGCCAGCGGAAGCACCAATCTGGCCATGGACAAGGTTCAGCTCCTGGTGTTGCTCGCCACGCTGAGCAATCCTCAACTGGCCATCGAAGCAGCGTTGAAGGTATGGGATCGACAGACTTTGATCTCTCTGGCACCTTTCATCCAGAAAGTCGCCATTCCCTCGGCCACCAAAAACCTCCCCAGTTGGACCAAACAGCTGCTTGGCGAAGTGCGCAATGGGGTGAATGCGCTCGATCCTCACGATGAGGTCGAAGCCGCCGAACCGGTGACGCTGGCACGTTTCAACGTCAAATCGTTCGTCTCCATCACGTTGCTCATCATCGCTGTCGCGGTTATATTCACCCAGTTGAGGCCCAACGAGGTCATCAATGCGGTCCGACATGCCAATCTCGCTTGGGCACTGGTCTGTCTCCTACTCTCGATGCTTGCATGGGTGGGCTCGTCAATCACTCTCGGTTCGTTCATGGACAGTGGGAAACGGCACCCCTTCGACCTGTTCTGTTCGCAGGCCGCATCCGGTTTCACTGCGGTTTCTATGCCTGCCGGTGTAGGCCCCGCGTTCGTCAACCTTCAGTTCCTGCGCAAGAACGGTTACAAGAACACCGCGGCCACCGCCATCATGTCCGTGACTTGGGTGGTGCAGGGTTTGACCACAATCGTCCTGCTCCTGATCATGGGTTTGTTTACCGGACGAAACATGCTTTCTGGCATGGTGCCGACCAACACACTAGTGGTGGTCATTGGTGCCATAGTGCTCTTGTTGTGCCTGTGTATGGCTATTACACCAATTCGGCGCATGATTGTCGACAAATATCTGCCTATCCTCCGTTCCTATGCCCACCAATTGGTTGAGGTCCTTACGCAGCCACAAAAACTGGCCATCGGTATTTTCGGAGCACTGATTTTGAATATCGCCACGGGTCTTGGTTTCTGGGCAGCGCTGATGGCATTCGGCACATCGTTTAATCCATTGGAGACCATCTTCGTCTTCCTTTTGGCCAATACGCTCGGCAGCGCGATGCCCACCCCCGGCGGATTGGGAGCGGTGGAAGCGGCATTGACTTTTGCGTTCACATCCGTAGGTGTGCCGCCGGCAGTTGCATTGAGCGCCACTTTGCTCTATCGTGTCGGCTTCTACTGGCTACGCATCCCCATCGGAGCCCTGGCGATGAAACGACTTGACCACCGCAACCTGCTTTGAACGCTGTGAGATGGAGATTTTTCATCATTTTGGAAATGTCAACAGAGACGTGCAGCAGAGCCGAAAATCACAGCCTGAAGTGCATTCGGATGATTTTTCATCGAAATACACTAAAAATGACCTCTGCAAGACCCCAAATCTTTACAAATCGACGAAAAAACTACCGTAATCCGCGGTATTTGGCGAGACTTTGAGCTAGAATGAACTACTGAAACGTGGCTTTCAGCAAACAGAAAGCCCCTAATCAAGAAGGATTCTTCATGGCATACAACAAGTCTGATCTCGTTTCGAAGATTGCACAGAAGTCCAACCTGACCAAGGCTCAGGCCGAAGCGGCCGTCAACGCCTTCCAGGATGTGTTCGTCGAGGCAATGCAGTCCGGCGAAGGCCTGAAGCTGACCGGTCTTTTCTCCGCTGAGCGCGTTCGTCGTGCCGCTCGCACCGGCCGCAACCCGCGCACGGGTGAAACGATCAAGATTCCGGCATCCTACGGTGTCCGCATCTCCGCTGGCAGCCTCCTTAAGAAGGCCGTTGCCTCCAAGTGAGACAATCATAGGGTCATTTGATCTTCCAAACCTCCGATTGAAATTTAACCGGAGGTTTTTTCATGCGTTTTTCACATGTTGAAGGTTATAAAGCCTACGGGATAGTATATAGACGGCAAAAAAGAAAACAGGCAGGTAGATATGACGACTAATCCAAGGGCATTGGCGCTCAAAGTGGCTCAGGTGACACAGGATGCCGGCAAACACGCACTTCACGATCAGATTAATCCCCAGGATTTTGCGGAATTCGAAATTCCGTCGACTTTCAGGCAGCTGGGGAGCACCATCGACAAGAAGCTCATCGCTTTCATCGAAAACCGTCTCAACTATCTTGAACCATATGACGGCATGTGGCGCGACAGGCCGGAACATGCCAAACCAGGCGACCGTTTCTGGTGTGTTGGTCCAATCGACGGGGCTATCAATTTCCGACGAAATATGTCGGAATGGACTATCACCGTCTCGCTGTTCGAATTCAATGACGAAGGTTCTGCACAGCCGATTCTGGGCGTTGTTCATGCTCCGGCACTCGGACTCACCTATCTGGCGGCTGAGGGGCAGGGCGCCATCCGCATCCGTCGCACACCGATCGGAGAGAAACGTGGAAAGGTGCTCCCTTCGACGACCAGCAGCCTGACCGGTTCCGTCGTGAGCTTCGGCATGTCCCATGTCCCCGCGGAATCCGAACGGGCATTCAATGTCCTAAGCAAAATCGCCGGCAAACCCGCCGACGTCAAACGCATCGGCCCCGTCTCGCTCGACCTGTGCAAAGTGGCAGACGGTACTTATGACGCCTATTTCGAGCCCCATCTGCATCGTTGGGACATTCCCGCGGTCTCGGCCGGTACCGTCGTGGTGCGTCAGGCACAAGGCAAGGTGAGCCGTTGGAACGGCAAACCTATCCACTGGCGAAGCGAGAACGATATCGTAGCCACCAACGGGCCGATTACCGATGATCTCAAGCCATACCTCGTCAACCTCGCCTATCCGCTCCAGTAAGCGAGCAAAAAACATCAAGTGCCGCTTCCTTGAATCGATAGGTGCAGAGGCGAATATCAGTCAATGAACAAGGCGAGGTGCTCGATGACACTTGCGCTAAAGTGAATAAAGAACCATCAATTTTAGGCAACTTTCACAGCACGATTGTGCTTTTGTTGTCTGGTATAAGGAGAGACATGGCACAGCAGTTTGCACAACAGCAGCATCGTAGCGAAGAGCCTCAATCGCAAGCCCAAGACGAAACCCAAAAGACCAACAAATCCCAAGAGCAGGAAGACGCCTTGGATGCCGTACTTGACGATATTTCCTCGACGTTGGAAACCGATGCGGAAACCTACGTTTCGAGCTTTGTGCAGAAAGGCGGCGAGTGATGCCGCAGCTGCGTGACAGCAGCAATCAAGGACCCGGCAATCGCACGTCGCGCTCCCCCGAATACGATTCGTTCCACCGTATTTTCGGCATTGAAACCGA
The window above is part of the Bifidobacterium sp. ESL0732 genome. Proteins encoded here:
- a CDS encoding vWA domain-containing protein, coding for MNLDNLMNLRFNPALGWPVGIAVAAIMIGFAIAVVVVHRRRKGESDETVWACVRRCAICIIIAILALTPSTIASTTSRAVNTTDVVIATDVTGSMAVDDAQYGSTKTMTRLDAAKKAIDDLTGIYDNSSFAAVHFGASATLDVPLTPDIGAIRNWATGLKTEPTAVSAGSNLDAPIDPLLVTLKQMRAAHPHDKIVLYYISDGEQTSAKPRRTFSSLRQYLDDAFTLGVGSEKGGQIPEVNAGTSDSSSDQTDTNDHGWVKDPATGQPGISKMNEKNLTNIADEMSGKCIVLDSAHKLDKSSVAAVSKHFRTVDTPKQRERVMPVVWPFSIVLALLLAMEMGSWLVNSRRLL
- a CDS encoding DUF6466 family protein → MKKNRNEIQAAPSPPAALTTPTALAKAAKKHKNQRKASPSESSQIKDEKRQAMVSLPVRIAMGVIAVIFLVIAGALLANMTAIDTYNQATASLNASIEYSKKPNADPQRVKAQLDQANAQFQQARRMGILLTPNTKQLINVNSDISSKLTTSTEHKISNTSGDGNTTKGKGNKKGSQSSNSGNNSTQGLTDEQRKQVEETLKANQPNGAVNGDKKTPTKSDDSTNVKPW
- a CDS encoding HU family DNA-binding protein; the encoded protein is MAYNKSDLVSKIAQKSNLTKAQAEAAVNAFQDVFVEAMQSGEGLKLTGLFSAERVRRAARTGRNPRTGETIKIPASYGVRISAGSLLKKAVASK
- a CDS encoding inositol monophosphatase family protein translates to MTTNPRALALKVAQVTQDAGKHALHDQINPQDFAEFEIPSTFRQLGSTIDKKLIAFIENRLNYLEPYDGMWRDRPEHAKPGDRFWCVGPIDGAINFRRNMSEWTITVSLFEFNDEGSAQPILGVVHAPALGLTYLAAEGQGAIRIRRTPIGEKRGKVLPSTTSSLTGSVVSFGMSHVPAESERAFNVLSKIAGKPADVKRIGPVSLDLCKVADGTYDAYFEPHLHRWDIPAVSAGTVVVRQAQGKVSRWNGKPIHWRSENDIVATNGPITDDLKPYLVNLAYPLQ
- a CDS encoding ubiquitin-like protein Pup codes for the protein MAQQFAQQQHRSEEPQSQAQDETQKTNKSQEQEDALDAVLDDISSTLETDAETYVSSFVQKGGE
- a CDS encoding lysylphosphatidylglycerol synthase transmembrane domain-containing protein, giving the protein MSDKTPSSSVPEGSSSLATDPASDFSGLTPDSVKPVDSPTSEMPSHHPGIDIDDVAPQRAHNANDLLHAVGALILAVVVIVFATYLHGITAGVEHDAKTAGQAFTWLMDLPFSILQQFLSFAIIISVLIHLLINREWFQSAVSVVALFCGYAFILGLSFVLAHLGVPALIDALQSSEGAGPAMLPDFYAGIGAFLTVAGPKRSRSSVKWSWNTLFITATVFIIVSWHSVAGTIVSFAVGRIIGLILRFAMGTRTQGLWGSGIVQAVGNIGLRLIELHRREDDNETGALRTRLDDDLIENSRIYDAKDEQGKHYIISVLDSLPHAAGYLNQLWQGLRFTGVATRRDRSASDAIHHHFSMLLGLKSCGLTTPTPYGVMDSEESSLLVLDVDDTPSPIELDSLTENEMVDYMGYLAKANRRGYTHRRITPDTLAEIHGEHVIVGWQNGDYASGSTNLAMDKVQLLVLLATLSNPQLAIEAALKVWDRQTLISLAPFIQKVAIPSATKNLPSWTKQLLGEVRNGVNALDPHDEVEAAEPVTLARFNVKSFVSITLLIIAVAVIFTQLRPNEVINAVRHANLAWALVCLLLSMLAWVGSSITLGSFMDSGKRHPFDLFCSQAASGFTAVSMPAGVGPAFVNLQFLRKNGYKNTAATAIMSVTWVVQGLTTIVLLLIMGLFTGRNMLSGMVPTNTLVVVIGAIVLLLCLCMAITPIRRMIVDKYLPILRSYAHQLVEVLTQPQKLAIGIFGALILNIATGLGFWAALMAFGTSFNPLETIFVFLLANTLGSAMPTPGGLGAVEAALTFAFTSVGVPPAVALSATLLYRVGFYWLRIPIGALAMKRLDHRNLL
- a CDS encoding DUF58 domain-containing protein, which produces MSSDPRQTSPEARKVRRKIETLSSTLSLPTVRRALGVLEGEHSSSRLGGNNDPMSTRDYTFEDEARLIDWKASAKLGHPMVIDRERLVTSRVHLLLDNGLEMEGRTSSGESAIEVASNAMCMFAALSARRHDRISLVFGDSKNIIRKPFKGGLAQFEQAIDNGVGGEQRPPRNFEALLAYARTLNDKGSLVVIATDEHALSQDNLHSLRLIAAMHPLMLIDVATLNPFKKIPFGEITDGLNGRRIPAFLISEQSANAVDTHRRYLTAQLQEHLKASGTTLIRAVSSEDMFSQFIHLVSVTLKQTSFASFGPSSTVAGGMA
- the purB gene encoding adenylosuccinate lyase encodes the protein MQLTQILPAIALTSLDGRYHKQTVPLVEYLSEPALNRERITVEIEWMILLANGFDGNGNRPVLEGIKPLTDAEIRYLRSIPEVFGAEGIARHAAYEAKTHHDVKAVEYYIDDELDRASSVLVANTQLPNLKTLVHFACTSEDINNLANARCVKKAITLVWLPKARELTDFLASKAEEFKDLPMLALTHGQPATPTTLGKELAVFVHRLNRQLKHIGNQEYLGKINGATGTFGAHTVACPNADWLAISREFVTNRMGLTWNPLTTQIESHDWQAELYGTISHTNRILHNLAVDIWMYISRGVFAQVPVKGATGSSTMPHKVNPIRFENAEANLELSCSFLDTLASTLVESRWQRDLTDSTTQRNIGAALGYSLLALDNLLGGLKSIHPNFDVIARELDENWEVLGEPIQTAMRAQEFAGRKGMERPYEKVKELMRGKSISKADIETFIDSLDFDEATAARLKELTPQTYTGLAARLVGFDRQ
- a CDS encoding VWA domain-containing protein, whose product is MNLEWHWPWAGAIGLVAAIVLIAAWLFVSSRHHSDTPQIPVFDLDEDLNTEHVGELFRQWRVLGRVAVAVLAVSLLVSLATVSRPSTVDEADERASNRDIVLCLDVSPSMLSYDHEVLASYQRLISNFKGERIGLSLFNSTSRTLFPLTDDYQLASGQLKYAGDILGRISSQDKIDKTNDRTLQEFSDLIDGTQNRKDQTSLIGDGLVSCAAMLPGFTYGKTGRSQSEAEKASIVLATDNFSGKSTYTLRSALDLTHKAGIVVDGLYAGPASSENDASTIEMQRDITSHGGSYFSVHSGKPIDNLVQAIEKRKNRDEEKIRKAALVDAPGWWTLALALLVALWIGFAWRLKR